In Patescibacteria group bacterium, a single genomic region encodes these proteins:
- a CDS encoding trypsin-like peptidase domain-containing protein, whose translation MEELTKHQIVLVTLLVSFITSVATGIVTVALVEQAPQGVTQTINRVIERTVEKVVPGGTPATVIISQDGSHANAEDLVVSAVEKNAKSLVRIKGTVNADPPTFAGLGLVVSKDWIVADKSIVVEGGSYLAVMSDGKILDLDLVARNDAIKVAVFKARLDPKLDYHLKPIKMGDSNTVKIGQDVIVLAGADRNVISRSTVTGLITNSDGTPSNIETDSLLNYSAEPLIALNGDVVGIKTRRDGVNPADFLPINSLAAMLRGL comes from the coding sequence ATGGAAGAGCTCACGAAACATCAGATCGTCCTCGTGACGCTATTGGTCAGTTTTATTACTTCCGTAGCCACCGGCATTGTGACAGTCGCGCTCGTCGAGCAAGCACCGCAGGGAGTCACCCAGACCATCAACCGCGTCATCGAACGCACCGTGGAAAAAGTCGTCCCTGGCGGCACTCCAGCAACAGTGATCATTTCCCAAGACGGCAGTCATGCCAATGCCGAGGATCTTGTAGTCTCTGCGGTGGAAAAGAATGCCAAGAGCCTCGTCCGTATCAAGGGTACGGTCAATGCTGATCCGCCGACTTTCGCTGGCCTCGGTCTTGTTGTATCAAAAGATTGGATCGTCGCGGACAAGAGCATTGTCGTGGAAGGCGGCTCGTATTTGGCAGTGATGTCTGATGGAAAAATTCTCGACCTCGACCTCGTGGCACGAAATGACGCTATTAAGGTCGCCGTGTTCAAGGCGCGTCTCGATCCGAAGCTCGACTATCACTTGAAGCCGATAAAAATGGGCGATTCAAATACGGTGAAGATCGGACAAGATGTGATCGTGCTCGCTGGAGCAGACCGCAACGTTATCTCTCGCAGCACTGTCACCGGCCTCATCACCAATTCCGACGGCACTCCTTCGAACATTGAGACCGATTCACTGCTCAACTATAGTGCCGAACCCTTGATTGCTCTCAATGGCGATGTCGTAGGTATTAAGACTCGTCGAGACGGCGTCAATCCGGCAGATTTTCTGCCAATCAATAGTTTGGCGGCGATGCTGAGAGGGCTTTGA
- a CDS encoding cysteine desulfurase family protein produces MLDFLNRLAQKSRIYLDYAALTPPDIRVSREIAQTVQRHFANPSAIHADGVHARRALSEARARVARTLNAHADEILFVATGTEANNLAIFGLFKKLVMPKTLGGYGLKPSDLHCLVSEIEHTSVLESMRHLSEVGVTVEHLSIDATGSVDVAELRKKLRPNTFLVSVMSVNNEIGTVQPIDEVAKAVRKARKENVLAGMIARDTNALSQVLFPLFHCDASQSPLYAKLSTTQLGADLITLDSHKVCGPRSVGVLWVRRGIELMPIMYGGGQERGVRSGTENVPGAVGMAKALELAEGLREREVARLTELRNYFILHAQEKLAKKTPHVQLFLNGSSDIDSQHQSPHIVSVSFQPTDVGAPPIDHEFLLLKLDARGVACSTKSACLRDEDESYVIRALRRAQAAAIAAGILSAASVPRTPHALRFSFGRWTTKRDIDRAIIALVESLRSI; encoded by the coding sequence ATGTTGGATTTCCTCAATAGATTGGCCCAAAAATCACGAATATATTTGGATTACGCTGCACTGACGCCGCCGGATATTCGTGTGTCTCGAGAGATTGCGCAGACCGTGCAACGGCATTTTGCCAACCCATCGGCGATTCATGCGGATGGCGTGCACGCTCGACGTGCGCTCTCCGAAGCACGGGCTAGGGTGGCGCGCACGCTGAATGCTCACGCCGACGAAATCTTGTTTGTGGCCACTGGCACCGAAGCGAACAATCTTGCCATCTTTGGTCTATTCAAAAAACTCGTCATGCCAAAGACCCTCGGTGGGTACGGCTTGAAGCCGAGCGATCTGCACTGCCTCGTCTCAGAAATCGAGCACACTTCTGTGCTTGAATCGATGCGACACCTTAGCGAGGTTGGCGTGACAGTTGAACATCTTTCAATTGATGCAACCGGCAGCGTTGATGTTGCTGAGCTGCGCAAAAAACTTCGCCCCAATACATTTTTGGTCTCGGTGATGTCGGTAAACAACGAGATCGGCACCGTTCAACCGATCGACGAAGTGGCGAAAGCGGTGCGCAAGGCTCGAAAAGAAAATGTGCTTGCTGGAATGATCGCGAGAGATACTAACGCTCTCTCTCAGGTCTTGTTTCCGCTGTTCCATTGTGATGCGAGTCAGTCGCCGCTCTACGCAAAGCTCTCGACCACGCAACTCGGTGCAGATTTGATTACTCTCGATAGTCACAAGGTGTGTGGCCCGCGAAGCGTTGGGGTGCTGTGGGTGCGGCGTGGCATCGAACTCATGCCGATCATGTACGGCGGCGGACAAGAGCGCGGTGTGCGATCGGGGACAGAGAATGTGCCTGGAGCAGTGGGAATGGCGAAGGCGCTCGAGCTTGCCGAAGGCTTGCGAGAGCGCGAGGTGGCGCGACTCACGGAGTTGCGAAATTATTTCATCCTGCACGCGCAGGAAAAGCTCGCCAAAAAAACTCCGCATGTTCAACTGTTTTTGAACGGCTCATCTGATATTGATTCCCAGCACCAGTCTCCGCACATTGTGAGTGTTTCGTTTCAACCGACCGATGTTGGTGCGCCGCCAATTGATCACGAATTTTTACTGTTGAAATTGGATGCGCGCGGCGTCGCGTGCTCCACCAAGAGCGCTTGCCTTCGCGACGAGGACGAATCCTACGTGATCCGCGCGCTCCGCCGCGCGCAAGCCGCCGCCATTGCCGCCGGCATCCTGTCGGCCGCTTCCGTGCCTCGCACCCCGCACGCCCTCCGCTTCTCCTTTGGCCGCTGGACGACCAAGCGTGACATCGACCGCGCAATCATTGCCCTTGTTGAGTCGCTGCGTTCCATTTGA
- a CDS encoding DUF4446 family protein, whose protein sequence is MTFDVSSIPLNLLLYAVSGIVLILIVLIVHLEVRVHRLLVGKNAKSLEDTVLHIKKGLAESEDFQREMEKYLTLVERRLSRSTRAVETVRFNAFKGIGAGGNMSFATAYVNEKGDGVVISTLNARERLGIFAKPLKNFISEFELSPEEEEAISKAKHALTIQ, encoded by the coding sequence ATGACTTTTGATGTTAGTTCAATTCCTTTGAACCTGCTTTTGTACGCAGTTTCTGGCATTGTCCTGATACTCATCGTGCTCATTGTCCATCTGGAAGTCCGCGTCCACCGGTTGCTCGTCGGCAAGAATGCCAAGAGTCTGGAGGACACGGTACTCCATATCAAAAAAGGGCTTGCAGAAAGCGAAGATTTTCAGCGAGAGATGGAGAAATACCTCACACTCGTAGAACGACGCTTGTCGAGAAGCACCCGCGCCGTTGAGACCGTGCGTTTCAACGCCTTCAAAGGCATCGGCGCGGGTGGCAACATGAGCTTCGCCACAGCCTACGTCAACGAAAAAGGCGACGGAGTTGTGATCTCCACCCTCAATGCCCGCGAGCGACTCGGCATCTTCGCGAAGCCCCTCAAGAATTTTATCTCAGAATTCGAACTCTCTCCGGAAGAAGAGGAGGCGATCTCAAAAGCGAAGCACGCGCTGACGATCCAATAA
- the infB gene encoding translation initiation factor IF-2: MSKKTPAISTTIIERPPVVAVMGHIDHGKSTLLDHIRKTNTCAKEAGGITQHIAAYEVCHTRGTKKNLITFLDTPGHAAFKGIRVRGANVADIAILIVSAEEGVKPQTVEALNCIKEAGIPYIVGINKMDSPKANLERTKQSLAEHEIYIEGYGGQISWAGISGKTGEGVPELLDLVLLTAELAELKGDLSKKAEGIVIESKLDPRKGISGTLIIKDGTLKKGTFVVCDTSITPVRAIEDFTGARIEEARFSSPVKLLGFDSTPTIGEIFRVFDNKRDAEAAVAEAVTKKSAAKIGKSGAKNGAGATVAVDASESVTITLIIKADVSGTMEAIQHEIAKIKNDKVQIKLVQSGVGTITEADVKMAVVQPGTKILGFNVAVDTQAKMMGERLNVEMHSFDIIYKLIEWIEETVTKNVPKITAEEVSGTAKILKIFSKTKDKQVVGGRVLGGIVNIGADVRIMRRDSEIGKGKIRELQQKKEKVSEVNKDSEFGTMIESKIEIAPGDQIECYSLVTK, translated from the coding sequence ATGTCCAAAAAAACTCCTGCGATTTCAACGACGATCATTGAGCGACCACCGGTCGTCGCTGTCATGGGGCACATTGACCACGGTAAGTCCACCTTGCTTGACCATATTCGCAAAACCAACACCTGCGCCAAGGAAGCCGGCGGCATCACCCAACACATCGCGGCATACGAAGTTTGTCATACGCGCGGTACCAAGAAAAACCTCATCACCTTTCTCGACACTCCGGGCCACGCCGCTTTCAAAGGCATTCGTGTCCGCGGCGCCAATGTTGCTGACATCGCCATTCTCATCGTCTCGGCCGAAGAAGGCGTGAAGCCACAGACCGTCGAAGCACTTAATTGTATTAAGGAAGCCGGTATCCCCTACATCGTCGGCATCAACAAAATGGATTCGCCAAAGGCCAATCTCGAACGCACCAAGCAGAGCCTCGCGGAACACGAAATCTACATCGAAGGCTACGGCGGCCAGATCTCTTGGGCTGGCATCTCCGGCAAAACCGGCGAAGGTGTTCCCGAACTCCTTGACCTCGTCCTCCTCACCGCTGAATTGGCCGAACTCAAAGGTGACCTCTCGAAAAAAGCAGAAGGTATCGTCATCGAAAGCAAGCTCGATCCGCGCAAGGGCATTTCTGGTACGCTCATCATCAAAGACGGCACCTTGAAAAAAGGAACGTTCGTCGTCTGCGACACCAGCATCACTCCAGTACGGGCGATCGAAGATTTCACGGGCGCACGCATCGAAGAGGCGCGCTTCTCTAGCCCAGTAAAGCTTCTTGGATTCGACTCCACCCCCACCATCGGCGAGATTTTCCGTGTCTTCGACAACAAACGCGACGCTGAAGCGGCGGTAGCGGAAGCAGTGACGAAGAAAAGCGCGGCAAAGATCGGAAAAAGTGGTGCGAAAAATGGAGCCGGTGCAACTGTCGCAGTCGATGCAAGCGAAAGTGTCACCATCACCCTCATCATCAAAGCCGATGTTTCCGGTACCATGGAAGCGATCCAGCATGAAATCGCCAAGATCAAAAATGACAAAGTGCAGATCAAGCTCGTGCAGTCTGGTGTCGGCACGATCACCGAAGCGGATGTGAAGATGGCTGTAGTACAACCCGGCACGAAAATCCTCGGCTTCAATGTTGCCGTCGATACACAAGCCAAGATGATGGGCGAGCGGTTAAACGTCGAGATGCATTCGTTCGACATCATCTACAAGCTCATTGAATGGATCGAGGAGACCGTGACAAAAAATGTGCCGAAGATCACCGCCGAAGAAGTCTCCGGCACAGCGAAGATCCTTAAAATATTTAGCAAGACCAAAGACAAGCAAGTGGTGGGCGGTCGTGTGCTCGGTGGTATCGTAAACATTGGTGCGGATGTACGCATCATGCGTCGTGACTCTGAAATCGGCAAAGGCAAGATCCGCGAGCTCCAGCAGAAGAAAGAGAAGGTCAGCGAGGTCAACAAAGACAGCGAATTTGGCACCATGATCGAATCGAAGATCGAGATCGCGCCTGGCGACCAGATCGAGTGTTATTCATTAGTTACTAAGTAA
- a CDS encoding ribosome-binding factor A translates to MHRKDEKAREIVRALAGDFLQRESNGSSMVTVTDVEMGDQGRRATVYFTVLPVDKEHAVVEFLVRKRGDFQNYVREKSRIGRVPLFDFAVDKGEKHRQRIDELMR, encoded by the coding sequence ATGCACCGCAAAGACGAAAAAGCCCGCGAGATTGTCCGAGCCTTGGCAGGCGACTTTTTGCAACGTGAGTCGAACGGCTCTTCGATGGTCACTGTCACCGACGTCGAAATGGGCGACCAGGGTCGACGTGCCACCGTGTATTTCACCGTGTTGCCTGTCGACAAGGAGCACGCCGTGGTGGAATTCCTCGTCCGCAAGCGCGGCGATTTCCAAAACTACGTCCGCGAGAAGTCCCGCATCGGCCGTGTTCCCCTCTTCGACTTCGCCGTGGACAAAGGTGAGAAGCACCGCCAGCGCATTGATGAGTTGATGCGGTAG
- a CDS encoding VOC family protein has translation MINEIEKHLKNLDCLVLLTDDLKKAAAFYQSLGFDCIRSDGKGVMLKLGAFEIHFHEKEEYALGFRKNLPTDLHHSKKGLGVLIQIEVDNAETYHTELLAKGLRPIESPEKMPWGNIEFGIQDPDGYTLCFYELPKAQ, from the coding sequence ATGATAAATGAAATCGAAAAACATCTGAAAAATTTGGACTGTCTCGTACTACTCACTGACGACCTCAAAAAGGCGGCGGCGTTTTACCAATCGCTCGGTTTCGATTGTATCCGCTCCGATGGCAAAGGCGTGATGCTCAAACTTGGCGCTTTCGAGATCCATTTTCACGAAAAGGAGGAATATGCTCTTGGCTTTAGAAAAAACTTGCCCACCGACTTGCATCACAGCAAGAAAGGCCTGGGTGTTTTAATTCAAATCGAGGTAGATAACGCAGAGACCTATCACACGGAATTGCTGGCGAAGGGGCTGAGACCGATTGAATCACCTGAAAAAATGCCTTGGGGCAACATCGAATTTGGCATTCAGGACCCAGACGGATACACTCTTTGTTTTTATGAGTTGCCGAAAGCACAGTAG
- a CDS encoding response regulator, giving the protein MKIFIAEDELSLARVLSEFLPKAIEGADVTLKADGIEAVTTLQVIATGDKANWPDVILSDYHLGGLNGDAVLQVGAKLFPSAQLILMSGAADADNIERARATISRPFLFLSKPFMLSELLALIKA; this is encoded by the coding sequence ATGAAAATCTTCATCGCGGAAGACGAGCTATCGCTCGCCAGAGTCCTCTCTGAATTCCTGCCAAAAGCCATTGAGGGGGCTGATGTGACTCTCAAGGCTGACGGCATCGAAGCCGTTACCACATTGCAGGTCATCGCCACTGGCGACAAAGCCAATTGGCCAGACGTCATCTTGAGCGACTACCACCTCGGAGGCCTCAATGGCGACGCGGTCCTCCAAGTCGGGGCAAAGCTCTTCCCTAGCGCTCAGCTCATCCTTATGAGCGGCGCTGCGGATGCGGACAATATCGAGCGCGCACGAGCAACGATTTCTCGGCCATTTCTCTTCCTAAGCAAGCCCTTCATGCTCAGCGAACTGCTTGCCCTGATCAAGGCCTGA
- a CDS encoding pilin, protein MKYFSHTRQFKPIFKKLMAHCLVAGVLLTVAVPLVHASVTNEALSFSNPLKANSIEDLLADILKLVSRLGAIIAVLYFIYGGFLYVTAQGDEEKVGKAHGTLKWAAVGTAVLLSAEIIARIIENTVKSVSNI, encoded by the coding sequence ATGAAATACTTCTCACACACGAGGCAGTTCAAACCTATCTTCAAGAAACTCATGGCGCATTGTTTGGTGGCCGGAGTACTTCTCACTGTTGCTGTACCATTGGTCCATGCGTCGGTCACAAACGAAGCTCTCAGTTTCTCCAATCCGCTCAAGGCAAACTCTATCGAAGATCTCCTTGCCGATATCCTAAAGCTGGTGAGTCGCCTCGGCGCCATCATCGCAGTGCTCTACTTCATCTACGGCGGCTTTTTGTATGTGACCGCGCAGGGTGATGAGGAAAAGGTGGGCAAGGCGCACGGCACCCTCAAGTGGGCGGCGGTGGGTACTGCTGTGCTGCTTAGTGCGGAGATCATCGCGAGGATTATTGAGAATACAGTGAAGAGCGTCAGTAATATCTAA